The following proteins come from a genomic window of Achromobacter sp. AONIH1:
- a CDS encoding acetyl/propionyl/methylcrotonyl-CoA carboxylase subunit alpha yields MFDTLLIANRGEIACRVAATARRLGIRTVAVYSDADANARHVAACDVAVHIGGPEPRASYLRADAILQAARDTGAQAIHPGYGFLSENEAFAQAATDAGITFVGPPASAIAAMGSKSAAKSLMEKAGVPLVPGYHGDNQDPQFLKTQADAIGYPVLIKASAGGGGKGMRVVESSGAFLDALASCQREAASSFGDDRVLIERYLQKPRHIEIQVFADTQGNCVYLFERDCSVQRRHQKVIEEAPAPGMTEERRRAMGEAAVAAARAVGYVGAGTVEFIAEPDGRFYFMEMNTRLQVEHPVTEMITGHDLVEWQLRVAAGQPLPARQEDLRIEGHAIEARIYAENPEKGFLPSIGTLAYLSLPAHTAFANGDIRVDGGVRMGDTITPFYDPMIAKLIVRGADRDQARARMLQALAQTQAVGVQTNVAFLSRLMRDSAFAAADLDTGLIERQRDTLLPVPRPAGADALALASAAVLARQGLAQPGAAAQASADPWDARDGWRLGGQYRRELQWVDNGETRRVAIARHGKDWTLDAGDGPQPFLWRAQANAGGAFALRVTLGGHESAGTVALHADRAYVFTDAGSHALELYDPLAHSQDTQGEHGGGLTAPMPGKIISIAVKAGDTVEKGQPLLVMEAMKMEHTISAPADGKVAEVFYAIGDQVTEGAELVAIE; encoded by the coding sequence ATGTTCGATACTTTGCTGATTGCCAACCGCGGCGAAATCGCCTGCCGCGTGGCCGCCACCGCCCGCCGCCTGGGCATCCGCACCGTCGCGGTGTATTCCGATGCCGACGCCAACGCGCGCCACGTCGCCGCCTGCGACGTGGCCGTGCACATCGGCGGCCCCGAGCCGCGCGCCAGCTACCTGCGCGCCGACGCCATCCTGCAGGCCGCGCGCGACACCGGCGCGCAGGCCATCCACCCCGGCTACGGCTTCCTGTCGGAAAACGAAGCCTTCGCCCAGGCCGCCACCGACGCCGGCATCACCTTCGTCGGTCCGCCGGCCTCGGCCATCGCCGCCATGGGCAGCAAGTCCGCCGCCAAGTCGCTGATGGAAAAAGCCGGCGTGCCGCTTGTGCCCGGCTACCACGGCGACAATCAGGACCCGCAGTTCCTCAAGACGCAGGCCGACGCCATCGGCTATCCGGTGCTGATCAAGGCCAGCGCCGGCGGCGGCGGCAAGGGCATGCGCGTGGTCGAATCGTCCGGCGCCTTCCTCGACGCGCTGGCTTCCTGCCAGCGCGAGGCCGCCTCCAGCTTCGGCGACGACCGCGTGCTGATCGAACGCTACCTGCAGAAGCCGCGCCACATCGAGATCCAGGTCTTCGCCGACACGCAGGGCAACTGCGTCTACCTGTTCGAGCGCGACTGCTCGGTGCAACGCCGCCACCAGAAGGTCATCGAGGAAGCGCCCGCGCCCGGCATGACCGAAGAACGCCGCCGCGCCATGGGCGAGGCCGCCGTGGCCGCCGCGCGCGCCGTCGGCTACGTGGGCGCCGGCACGGTGGAATTCATCGCCGAGCCCGACGGCCGCTTCTACTTTATGGAAATGAACACGCGCCTGCAGGTCGAGCATCCGGTCACCGAGATGATCACCGGCCACGACCTGGTCGAATGGCAGCTGCGCGTGGCCGCCGGCCAGCCGCTGCCGGCGCGCCAGGAAGACCTGCGCATCGAGGGCCATGCCATCGAGGCCCGCATCTACGCCGAGAACCCCGAAAAGGGCTTCCTGCCGTCCATCGGCACGCTGGCCTACCTGAGCCTGCCCGCGCACACCGCCTTCGCCAACGGCGACATCCGCGTGGACGGCGGCGTGCGCATGGGCGACACCATCACGCCGTTCTACGACCCCATGATCGCCAAGCTGATCGTGCGCGGCGCCGACCGCGACCAGGCCCGCGCCCGCATGCTGCAGGCGCTGGCGCAGACGCAGGCCGTGGGCGTGCAGACCAACGTCGCCTTCCTGTCGCGCCTGATGCGCGACAGCGCCTTCGCCGCCGCCGACCTGGACACCGGCCTGATCGAGCGCCAGCGCGACACCCTGCTGCCCGTGCCGCGACCGGCCGGCGCCGACGCGCTGGCGCTGGCCAGCGCCGCCGTGCTGGCGCGCCAGGGCCTGGCCCAGCCCGGCGCGGCCGCGCAGGCCTCGGCCGATCCCTGGGACGCGCGCGACGGCTGGCGCCTGGGCGGCCAGTACCGCCGCGAGCTGCAATGGGTGGACAACGGCGAAACGCGCCGCGTCGCCATCGCCCGCCACGGCAAGGACTGGACCCTGGATGCCGGCGACGGCCCGCAACCGTTCCTGTGGCGCGCGCAGGCCAACGCCGGCGGCGCCTTTGCCCTGCGCGTCACGCTGGGCGGCCATGAAAGCGCCGGCACCGTGGCGCTGCACGCCGACCGCGCCTACGTCTTCACCGACGCCGGTTCGCACGCGCTGGAGCTGTACGATCCGCTGGCGCACTCGCAGGACACGCAGGGCGAGCACGGCGGCGGCCTGACCGCGCCCATGCCGGGCAAGATCATCTCCATCGCCGTCAAGGCCGGCGACACGGTCGAGAAGGGCCAGCCGCTGCTGGTCATGGAAGCCATGAAGATGGAGCACACCATCTCGGCGCCGGCCGACGGCAAGGTCGCCGAGGTGTTCTACGCCATCGGCGACCAGGTCACGGAAGGCGCGGAGCTGGTGGCGATAGAGTAG
- a CDS encoding carboxyl transferase domain-containing protein, whose translation MPIIESRINTRSQDYTDNARAMQAQLDDLNQQLARTALGGNEAARAKHVARGKLLPRDRVEQLIDPGSPFLELSPMAAHGMYEGEAPGAGVITGIGRVSGTECVIVCNDATVKGGTYYPMTVKKHLRAQEIAAQNRLPCVYLVDSGGANLPRQDEVFPDRDHFGRIFYNQATLSAQGIAQIAVVMGSCTAGGAYVPAMSDESIIVKNQGTIFLGGPPLVKAATGEEVSAEDLGGGDVHTRLSGVVDHLAANDMHALQLARNAVARLNLQKPQPLALRPVREPRYDPSELNGIIPADTRKPYDVREVIARIVDGSEFDEFKARFGPTLVTGFAHIQGMPVGIVANNGILFSESAQKGAHFIELCAQRKIPLVFLQNITGFMVGRKYENEGIARHGAKMVTAVATAAVPKFTVLIGGSFGAGNYGMCGRAYSPRMLFMWPNARISVMGGEQAASVLATVKRDGIEARGGNWPAAEEDAFKAPIREQYEREGHPYYATARLWDDGIIAPADTRRVLGLALSAALNAPIEDTRFGVFRM comes from the coding sequence ATGCCCATCATCGAATCCCGCATCAATACGCGATCGCAGGACTACACCGACAACGCCCGCGCCATGCAGGCGCAGCTGGACGACCTGAACCAGCAGCTGGCGCGGACCGCGCTGGGCGGCAACGAGGCCGCGCGCGCCAAGCACGTGGCGCGCGGCAAGCTGCTGCCGCGCGACCGCGTCGAACAGCTGATCGATCCGGGCAGCCCCTTCCTGGAACTGTCGCCGATGGCGGCGCACGGCATGTATGAAGGCGAGGCGCCGGGCGCCGGCGTCATCACCGGCATCGGCCGCGTGTCGGGCACGGAATGCGTGATCGTGTGCAACGACGCCACGGTCAAGGGCGGCACTTACTACCCGATGACGGTCAAGAAGCACCTGCGCGCGCAGGAGATCGCCGCGCAGAACCGCCTGCCCTGCGTCTACCTGGTCGACTCCGGCGGCGCCAATCTGCCGCGCCAGGACGAGGTCTTCCCCGACCGCGACCACTTCGGCCGCATCTTCTACAACCAGGCCACCCTGTCGGCCCAGGGCATCGCGCAGATCGCGGTGGTGATGGGGTCCTGCACCGCCGGCGGCGCCTACGTGCCCGCCATGAGCGACGAGTCCATCATCGTCAAGAACCAGGGCACCATCTTCCTGGGCGGCCCGCCGCTGGTGAAGGCCGCCACCGGCGAGGAAGTCAGCGCCGAAGACCTGGGCGGCGGCGACGTGCACACGCGCCTGTCCGGCGTGGTCGATCACCTGGCCGCCAACGACATGCACGCGCTGCAGCTGGCGCGCAACGCCGTCGCGCGGCTGAACCTGCAAAAGCCGCAGCCGCTGGCGCTGCGGCCCGTGCGCGAACCGCGCTACGACCCGTCCGAACTGAACGGCATCATCCCGGCCGACACCCGCAAGCCCTATGACGTGCGCGAGGTCATCGCGCGCATCGTCGACGGCTCGGAATTCGACGAGTTCAAGGCCCGCTTCGGCCCCACGCTGGTCACGGGCTTTGCCCACATCCAGGGCATGCCGGTGGGCATCGTGGCCAACAACGGCATCCTCTTCTCGGAGTCGGCGCAGAAGGGCGCGCACTTCATCGAGCTGTGCGCGCAGCGCAAGATCCCGCTGGTGTTCCTGCAGAACATCACCGGCTTCATGGTCGGCCGCAAGTACGAGAACGAAGGCATCGCGCGTCACGGCGCCAAGATGGTGACGGCCGTGGCCACCGCCGCCGTGCCCAAGTTCACCGTGCTGATCGGCGGCTCGTTCGGCGCCGGCAACTACGGCATGTGCGGCCGCGCCTATTCGCCGCGCATGCTGTTCATGTGGCCCAACGCGCGCATCTCGGTCATGGGCGGCGAGCAGGCCGCCAGCGTGCTGGCCACCGTCAAGCGCGACGGCATCGAGGCGCGCGGCGGCAACTGGCCGGCGGCCGAGGAAGACGCGTTCAAGGCGCCCATCCGCGAGCAGTACGAGCGCGAAGGCCATCCGTACTACGCCACCGCGCGCCTGTGGGACGACGGCATCATCGCCCCGGCCGACACGCGCCGCGTGCTGGGCCTGGCGCTGTCGGCCGCGCTCAACGCCCCGATCGAAGACACGCGCTTCGGCGTATTCCGGATGTAG
- a CDS encoding acetyl-CoA C-acetyltransferase: MSDPIVIVSVARTPMGGMLGSLSGLAAHELGSVAIKAAVERAGIKPEQVDEVIMGNVLQAGQGQAPARQAALGAGLPLGVACTTIHKVCGSGLKAAMFGHDLLASGSATIVVAGGQESMSNAPYLMLKGRQGYRYGHSTVYDHMALDGLEDAYDKGKAMGVFAEDCASKYSFTREQQDAFSLESLRRARAASEDGSFKWEIAPVTVAGRKGDTVIDTDEAPTKAMPEKIPTLKPAFKKDGTVTAANSSSISDGAAAMVLMRASTAEKLGVKPLARIVAHSQHSQEPNWFTTAPVGALKNLFAKTGWKAEDVDLYEINEAFAVVTMAAMTDFKLPHDKVNVHGGATALGHPIGASGARLMATLVGALRKTGGKRGVATLCIGGGEAVAMAIEMV, encoded by the coding sequence ATGTCAGATCCCATCGTTATCGTTTCCGTCGCCCGCACGCCCATGGGCGGCATGCTGGGCAGCCTGTCCGGCCTGGCCGCGCACGAACTCGGCTCGGTCGCCATCAAGGCGGCCGTCGAGCGCGCCGGCATCAAGCCCGAGCAGGTCGACGAAGTCATCATGGGCAACGTGCTGCAGGCCGGCCAGGGCCAGGCGCCCGCCCGCCAGGCCGCGCTGGGCGCGGGCCTGCCGCTGGGCGTGGCCTGCACCACCATCCACAAGGTCTGCGGCTCGGGCCTGAAGGCGGCGATGTTCGGCCACGACCTGCTGGCCTCGGGCAGCGCCACCATCGTGGTGGCCGGCGGCCAGGAAAGCATGAGCAACGCTCCCTACCTGATGCTCAAGGGCCGCCAGGGCTACCGCTACGGCCACAGCACCGTGTACGACCACATGGCGCTGGACGGCCTGGAAGACGCCTACGACAAGGGCAAGGCCATGGGCGTGTTCGCCGAGGACTGCGCGTCCAAGTATTCCTTCACCCGCGAACAGCAGGACGCCTTCTCGCTGGAATCGCTGCGCCGCGCCCGCGCCGCCTCGGAAGACGGCAGCTTCAAGTGGGAAATCGCCCCCGTCACCGTGGCCGGCCGCAAGGGCGACACCGTGATCGACACCGACGAGGCCCCCACCAAGGCCATGCCGGAAAAGATCCCCACCCTGAAGCCCGCCTTCAAGAAGGACGGCACCGTCACCGCCGCCAACTCCTCGTCGATCTCCGACGGCGCCGCCGCCATGGTGCTGATGCGCGCGTCCACCGCCGAAAAACTCGGCGTCAAGCCGCTGGCCCGCATCGTGGCCCACAGCCAGCACTCGCAGGAACCGAACTGGTTCACCACCGCCCCCGTGGGCGCGCTGAAGAACCTGTTCGCCAAGACCGGCTGGAAGGCCGAGGACGTGGACCTGTACGAGATCAACGAAGCCTTCGCCGTGGTCACCATGGCCGCCATGACCGACTTCAAGCTCCCGCATGACAAGGTCAACGTCCACGGCGGCGCCACCGCCCTGGGCCACCCGATCGGCGCCTCGGGCGCCCGCCTGATGGCCACCCTGGTCGGCGCGCTGCGCAAGACCGGCGGCAAGCGCGGCGTGGCCACGCTGTGCATCGGCGGCGGCGAAGCCGTGGCGATGGCCATCGAGATGGTCTGA